The genomic DNA GCGTCCCACTGTATACAAGTAGTAACACCTATCGGTTTTATGAAAATTGTTATTTGAGAAAATTTCAAGTACCTCCCCACACCTTCGGCGCAAGGAAGTGAGCGGTACGTTACTTACTCTTCTTGCCTTTCTTTACCTTCTTCGATGGCTTGGCGGTTCTTATCTCGCCCTTTTCCTGCATATTCTTGAGGACACCTTCGAAGTCGCAACGTGCCGCTGCTTCCAATTCGACGTACTCATCTTGCAGGCCTCTGTTGTAGAAACCAGTGATTCTTAAATTGATCATAATTTGATTGAGTATTATAAATGTAGAAGCAGTACGATTGTTTGGATTGTTAAGTAGGGTGTCCAGTTCTATGTTCCAATATTAACTCACTTGTTTGAGAGTTTTGGTTCGTTCTGTCACCCAGTTTTTGGACAAGTGCTCGGTAGTCCAAGCATCAATGTCCTTAAGTTTAACATTCACTAAGCGCTCTTTGAAATTAAATGTTTTAGTAACGGATTCGTTCACGACTTTTGGATATAATGGTATCATTAGAGCAAAAGGAGTTATGCCATACAGCTTGTTCGGTGACTTCTTGCTTTTGTATATACCAAAAGTAGATTCAATGATGTCTGAAGAGATGCAGATATTCATATCCTCAGTAAGTTGCGCTTCTTCCTTTCGGAAGTACTCCAGCATCTTCAAGCCAAGGTGAGCTTGACGAGGATAAGCATTTCCTATAACATGAGCAACTATGTATGACTGGCACTCCTTACTCGTCTTGCAGGAAAAGCCTTTGTTTTTACAGATATGCTCTATATGCCTGATGGCATCCAACGCATCCATGAGTTCTTGCAACAAAGATTCATAGTCGTTGATGAAAGCATACGCTTCCTGCATTTCTTTTGGGAGTTTGTTGTAACAAGCAAGCATAGAGTTGCCCCAGATTACCCATTCAGACATATTCATGAATCTAGCAATAGTCCTCATGTTCGGTGGTAGCAAATATGCTTTATTTGTCAGATGGTATTGCAGTCTTTTCTTTCCTAAAAGTGTTGTAAGCTCAACAAAATCAGGCTGTTTTTCATACACCTTTTTGAGAATCACACTCATAGAATGACTGATGTCCGCATAATGCACATATCCAGAGTCCAAGATACCCCTTACAAGGTTATGGGCATTGTCACTAATCACATATTGAGGTTCTGAACCTGCAGATATAGTGACTTCGCTTATCTTGTTTTCGATATCTTCACCCTTGAAGTTTGCTCCTACCGTCATGTTTAAAACTGTCACATCTTCATGTTTGACAGGTCGATCTTGATGCTCTGATGGAATGGCTAGAGCCAAAAGTAGTTTCTGACCGTTTATAGCGATGCTCTCATCCATAACCATGGCAAACTTTTTGCCTTTGCATGGCTGGTCATCTTGATAAACAGACAGTCCCAACTTCTTTATCCAGTTTTCCACCGTATTGTAGCATGGACTTTTTCCGAAGTTCTTACCAAGTACTTCAGAGAATACCTCCAAGATCTTCACTACAGTTCGAAGGCCACAGCCAGTACGCATATAGATAAGAACACAAAGTTGAATTACTACAAGAGGGAATCTATGTCCGGGAACAGGTGCGAGAGTAATGCTCTTTGTTCGTTGGTCATAGTTATTTTCTGAACGTCTTTTTTTTTGAGTTCTTTCCGAAGACCTTTGATAGTGTTTGTATTCTTCACTTCTTTGCCTTCAAGTTGCTTAACTCTTTTACGAAGACGCTTTAACTCTTCCTCAGGGGTCTCTTTATGCTGTTTTGAATCTAACTTTTTCATTGATTATAAGTATTTGTAATGATGTACAAAGATACTAAAAAACAACGATATACACAAATTTTCAAAGAACTATTTCGTTACATGAAACGTTAAATATCAGAGCGTAATATTAACAATTAACAGGGATGTTTCCAGCTTGTTTTTAAGAACAGAGAACTGGACACCCTAATTGTTAAGTGACAATCGTAAAACGCTATTTTTTCTTTTGCTTATGATGGGCGGAATAACCCGCCATAGTATTATTCCTCATTGCAGTATCACTCTGCGCTTGTCGCCACTCGAATGAGGAATATTGTATTTATAAACCGAGACTTTGCTTATGGCTAAACATTTCTATTGTTTCTCCAAATTCTGCCAATACTTTACCAAGATTAGGATTGTCATTTCTGATGATTACAGAAGCCACATTGTCTATTCCATACTCATCTAACAAAGTAGATGTCACCATTGTAAAACGATTACGATACTTATATGTATCGAACCAATTCTTGAACAACCATCCTCTCATCAATTGCTTGCCGTCACTTGTAGAGCATAAAAACAACATCGTCGCCTTATTGCATTGAAGAATTCCTCTACAATTGCTATGACTGTAGCTTTGACCTTTTTATCACGAGGTGATTTCACACCGTTGAGATTACCGTAAATCACCGTTAGAACGTAACTACTGATTTTCAGCAGTTAGCACATCCAACATTTTTCAAAAAAGGCATATTATTAATTGGTATTGCCAAAGCTACCTATTAGGCAGCCTTGACATTCACCTTTTTGTTCGAGTTATAATTACATGGGATTAGGGACATGAAAACCATTTTCAGCTACATATCCTTCACTTTTTGCCATGGCTTCGCCGTCGTCCCCTGCAATAGTGGACGTAACCTGTGAGTGTATATTTGTCTCTTTCATCATGCGAATCAAGTTCGTTTTTTGATGACGTTCATCTGAATCTCGATATAAGAGACACAGAATCTCCTTGCAAAAATACGAAAATTGTTGGAAACTAGCAAATTATGCGTGTTAAAAAATTAATATCATTCTACGAAAATCAACATTATTTTACTATTCTTTTCGTACATAATTTCCTAAGTCGTTGATTGAACGAAAGTTTTCGCTTTTTCTGTATCTCTCATGTAAAGATTCTGGAAAATTGGTTCATTTTGGTTCATTTTACAAAATCCCTCTTTTTATTCTTTTTTGTGGCTTATAGGGCTGCCAGTATCTTGGCGTTGGCATCATCTTCCAGTCCCTCCTCACCACCAATTACCGCAAGCCGATAATTGATGGGAAAATCAGAGATGACAGATACACCTGATACAATTGCCTCTAAACGAACAAAGGGGAACAACCAGTCTTTGGTCGTTCCCCTTTGTTCGTTGTATTCATTCTGATTA from Segatella copri includes the following:
- a CDS encoding DUF6169 family protein, which gives rise to MLQCNKATMLFLCSTSDGKQLMRGWLFKNWFDTYKYRNRFTMVTSTLLDEYGIDNVASVIIRNDNPNLGKVLAEFGETIEMFSHKQSLGL